The following coding sequences are from one Asterias amurensis chromosome 8, ASM3211899v1 window:
- the LOC139940539 gene encoding uncharacterized protein — MAESDNLSEAVKCLTEMSEETPQSTSKEEEGSTAVDKEVEIPRPSATDDHDYVEGAESNPSHEKLDIINLPSVPVVDAVESVHPTALFSSPRPVVSSKTIADILQPVKGTTKAKFDQSWTSIGVWSNPYKGYLSSHEELERAIKMYTEETDSRWVVSAKDKLFSSTDIKLSSFKIFWRGREDDRKAVFPDFDGLPFIMVGRKSWGCHLGRDKCRSGKIKYRTKLQDDSQEGTDDKWPLIRSSKKLGCPATLSGVHILKFRDFPMSPNMSEFHRKQTLRRLRLSLLSKHSIVKAEQRFYINLSKLDEHIHETNPPQDSVAPTLRVEKRLIYKLTELYHSGVLRLADMNKEIEKYVKELYKDEELPSKEVCPELYPSLNCQHFLISHAVKVTSLLEMDLGHCHRLISGWQVEFPNDSWYYQPFASCGPIKRAKNKQNKRLLGHYPDMKQTFLFCCQNEGQRQLLHTYGSVCVLDSPHGKTVLPTYFLLVRTNAGYQVVSTIIMQFWNSSMLVEAMQVIKDWNPDWQPKALLVEMIEDEVPVLEVLFPECQVLVSFIHRERAWLDFFSNEEDQSYVLSLLDPMFFAKTKEDFNNALKALQETPLWTENKRFQFWMRVRWLPCYPKWSIAFFSEETLFTMCANNGLDLLREALEYTWLENVRSRSLSELLTCLAMDELPRLFKSYTKENISMQAATRYQVNPKLPMYVRHLPVPVRPFINEVLSSTPTMQVVLISEGRYLVSFEDVEDRFRVSFGTEDEYPSCDCWTWKSKMEICEHFCAVFKQCINWHWCKLSPLYTDNPIFKIDQSQLDLPFQDTPRCGDQAQTDIFRNKEFFQVAMDDFGAVEEVLEHNMSSDGDADTAGDDMDDMDDVVSDSLELNVKQTTCNNLLERLGQVSKHVTNSSAMDFMTTKMVELLKQMQQYDSVVVVREKRGATPSSSLDNGEGRKKSRSGPSPPRVTRQVKKAVSLSNNSPQKQLHDLDLGSGGGADFTGDS; from the exons ATGGCTGAATCGGACAACCTATCTGAGGCAGTGAAATGCCTTACCGAAATGTCGGAAGAAACCCCTCAAAGTACctcaaaagaagaagaaggaagCACAGCAGTCGATAAAGAAGTCGAAATTCCCAGACCGTCTGCGACTGATGATCACGACTATGTGGAAGGGGCAGAGAGTAACCCCTCACACGAAAAGTTGGACATCATCAATttaccgagtgtgccggttgtCGATGCCGTAGAATCTGTCCACCCAACGGCGTTATTTTCCTCACCACGGCCTGTTGTATCGTCAAAAACAATAGCTGATATTCTCCAACCAGTAAAAGGTACTACAAAGGCAAAGTTTGATCAAAGCTGGACCAGTATAGGCGTGTGGTCAAATCCGTACAAAGGCTATCTCTCCAGCCATGAAGAATTAGAACGAGCCATCAAAATGTACACGGAAGAAACTGATTCCCGATGGGTGGTGTCAGCAAAAGATAAACTGTTCAGTTCAACTG ATATCAAGCTCAGCAGTTTCAAAATATTCTGGAGAGGACGAGAAGACGACAGAAAAGCCGTGTTTCCGGACTTTGACGGGCTGCCTTTCATTATGGTTGGGCGTAAAAGCTGGGGTTGTCATCTTGGACGAGACAAATGTCGGTCGGGAAAGATTAAATACCGAACCAAACTGCAGGATGACAgtcag GAGGGCACTGATGACAAGTGGCCACTGATCCGCTCGTCAAAAAAACTTGGATGTCCAGCGACGCTTAGCGGTGTTCATATCCTCAAGTTCCGTGACTTTCCG ATGTCACCAAACATGAGTGAGTTTCACCGCAAGCAGACACTGAGGAGACTCCGACTGTCCTTGTTGTCTAAACACAGTATCGTCAAAGCCGAACAGCGCTTCTATATCAACCTGTCTAAGCTAGATGAACACATCCATGAGACAAATCCACCTCAG GATAGTGTAGCTCCAACTCTACGAGTAGAGAAGCGACTCATTTATAAACTCACTGAGTTATATCACTCAGGAGTGTTGAGATTGGCTGATATGAACAAAGAGATTGAGAAGTATGtgaaggagctttataaag ATGAAGAGCTGCCGTCCAAGGAGGTCTGCCCAGAGTTGTACCCAAGCCTAAACTGTCAGCACTTCCTCATCTCCCACGCCGTTAAAGTGACGAGTCTCTTGGAGATGGATCTCGGCCATTGTCATCGCCTCATCAGTGGCTGGCAGGTAGAATTCCCCAATGACAGCTGGTACTATCAGCCCTTTGCCTCATGCGGCCCGATCAAACGCGCCAAGAACAAGCAAAACAAGAGACTGCTTGGGCACTATCCCGACATGAAACAGACGTTCCTCTTCTGTTGTCAGAACGAGGGACAACGCCAGCTCCTGCATACCTACGGTTCAGTATGCGTCCTGGACAGTCCCCACGGCAAGACCGTCCTGCCGACGTACTTCCTGCTGGTACGCACCAATGCCGGGTACCAGGTGGTGTCAACAATCATCATGCAGTTCTGGAACAGTAGCATGTTAGTTGAAGCCATGCAGGTCATCAAGGACTGGAACCCTGACTGGCAGCCAAAGGCTTTACTGGTTGAAATGATCGAGGATGAGGTACCAGTCTTGGAGGTGCTCTTCCCAG aatGTCAGGTGCTGGTCTCGTTCATCCATCGTGAGAGGGCGTGGCTTGACTTCTTTTCCAATGAGGAGGACCAGTCTTACGTCCTTAGCCTTCTAGATCCCATGTTCTTTGCAAAGACGAAGGAAGACTTCAACAATGCCTTGAAGGCCCTTCAAGAGACCCCTCTATGGACGGAAAACAAGAGATTTCAATTCTGGATGAGGGTCAGATGGCTGCCATGTTATCCG AAGTGGTCGATAGCATTCTTCAGTGAAGAAACTCTTTTCACCATGTGCGCCAACAATGGTCTGGACTTGTTACGTGAGGCTTTGGAATACACATGGTTAGAGAATGTCCGTAGTCGGAGCCTGAGCGAGCTGCTAACCTGCCTGGCCATGGACGAGCTGCCAAGATTATTCAAGAG CTACACTAAGGAAAACATCTCCATGCAAGCCGCTACAAGGTACCAGGTAAACCCGAAGCTTCCGATGTACGTCCGACATCTACCGGTACCCGTCCGCCCATTCATCAACGAGGTTCTGTCCTCAACGCCGACGATGCAGGTTGTACTGATATCCGAGGGACGATATCTCGTCAGTTTCGAGGACGTTGAGGATAGATTCCGGGTCTCGTTCGGTACCGAGGATGAGTACCCGTCATGCGACTGTTGGACCTGGAAGAGCAAGATGGAAATCTGTGAGCACTTCTGCGCAGTGTTCAAACAGTGCATCAACTGGCACTGGTGCAAACTCTCCCCCTTGTACACGGACAACCCGATCTTCAAAATTGACCAGTCGCAGTTGGACCTGCCCTTTCAGGACACCCCCAGATGCGGCGACCAAGCCCAAACAGACATCTTCAGGAATAAGGAGTTCTTTCAGGTTGCGATGGACGACTTCGGAGCAGTGGAGGAGGTGTTAGAACACAATATGAGCAGTGACGGTGATGCTGACACAGCCGGCGACGACATGGATGACATGGACGACGTCGTGAGTGACTCCTTGGAGCTGAACGTGAAACAAACAACGTGTAACAATCTCTTGGAGAGGCTGGGTCAGGTATCCAAGCATGTGACTAACTCAAGCGCCATGGACTTCATGACTACTAAGATGGTAGAGCTACTCAAGCAGATGCAGCAGTACGATAGCGTTGTCGTTGTCAGGGAGAAACGGGGGGCAACACCCTCATCGTCCCTGGATAACGGCGAGGGACGGAAGAAATCACGCAGTGGGCCATCTCCACCAAGGGTCACTCGTCAAGTAAAGAAGGCTGTGTCATTATCGAACAACAGTCCACAGAAGCAGCTACATGACCTGGATTTGGGTTCAGGTGGTGGCGCAGATTTCACAGGTGACAGTTGA